DNA from Triticum aestivum cultivar Chinese Spring chromosome 7D, IWGSC CS RefSeq v2.1, whole genome shotgun sequence:
GTTGCATCGCAGAGGAGGGGTACTTCGTTACTCGAAGAGCATGGTGTGGTGTCTGTCCTGGAGACTGGCCTCCACCGCCGAGAGATCATCAAGCTCAATCCTCCCTGAagaaaatggaaaacacaaaacacCTATTGTTACATCACATCACATGGGCCAAAATGTTGACGGCAGCATTAATTTATGATGCAGTGACAACAGTACAGCCGTACATGTACAACTGCGGTGATCAAGTAGAGACATACTGTAAACGTACAAGAGTAGCCCCAACAGTAGTGTTGTAAACGCATACGGGTGGTCCTTACCAAGATGTACCAACAGTAGTTTTGTAAAGGTACACGGGTGGTCCTTACCAACTACCAAGACGTACCAACAGTATTTTTGTACTTTCGATCGACATCTGAAAGATTTCTATGATTACGAAAAGAGCTAATGTGCTCTCTCATAAACCCAAGCAACGGAAATCCATCTCAAGTGGAGCTGCAATTACTGGTCTGTTGATTATTATTTTTAACGTCAGTTAATTGGCACAAAAAAAGGTTCCCACATTATACTGAATGTTCCTCTCTATTACATATCACGAAAAGTCTACCTTCCGTTGCTCCAGTATAATAAAGGGTACTGTGAGTCGTGAGGATTGAGAGTGTCATTTTGTGAACTTGTTGTGATTGTGAAGCTAAGTAATTTTCACCAGTGTTGCGTTTTAATATTTTCACACAACCTATGTTACATCGAGTCATTGACCACATCACAGAATGTGATACACAATCTTAGTGGTGTGCTTTCGTCATCTGTCTACTGAAGCAGTCCCTAAGCGCTACCAATGTGCAATATATGCATACCAGTAGTGAAGAATGCAAAATCTGCAGAAAACCAGGGCGTGTGTGTGCATATGTGTGTGTGGTAATTCAACAACACAATCAGAGAACAATGTATCACATTCACCTACAGGCCTCAAAATGGATGCATATAGACAAATTCACTGACAAAGATCAACTCTAGCATTAACTGATATACTGATCGTCAGAACTCAGAAATAGCCCTTTTGAGCAAACAAATTAAAACAAAAACCATCCCGTACAGGAAATTGGTGTTGAGAATATACAAAATGCAAAATCAGACCATGAAATGATTGATGTGAAGTCATGAGAAGAATGTGAATGCAATCCAGGATATCAGCGTGGAGGTCCAAGACGGAGGGCAATGCTAAGATTATTCAATTATTTTCTATGTTTGTTGCACTGACTCATATCATCAACTTCAGTTCAGCACGTGCTAAAAAAGCATCTGGACATTgatagctagctgatatcttctTTCTTTCATGCTAGGAGAGATACTTACATTAAGGCTTAGTTTGGTATTTGCCGTGGCTTATAATCCACGGTCATAGCATTTTCTTTATAACCACAACAGCGAAATTATGCTGGTCTCTCAACAGAAATAGTCTACATCAATGTATCCAAAGTTCCATTAAAATGCCAGATAAGAGTTTTCAAAAGACTGAGGGAGAACGGAACTTTTCCGGTCAAGTTTTTGTATCATAAAAGTAATAAATGTAGCCTGAAAAAGAGCATAAATTTTAGCATGGTGACAGAGTTAGCTACTGAAACAAAGGTTACATCAGCTTACAGGTAGGGAAGAAAACGGAAGGAACCGAGTGCGGCCGCATTTGTTTTTGTATTTTTTCTAGAAGTGGAAACGTATACAAAAATCCCAGGaatgaatacggaaacagataCCACCAAAAATGAATACAAAGCAAACACGGTGCGGACGCAGATACAAAACCAGATGTTCGCCGGAACTAAAAGACCCTTGAACAATTGAGAAAAAACACAAGCAAACTGGCGAACTATTTCAATTTATATGACTACAAGCAAAGATCTCCTAAACCAGCCACACCCATCGAGTCTGTTATGCTCAATGTAGAGGCTGTTCTGTATTGTTTTCTTCTTTTTTGCTGGAACCTTCAATCTAATAAGGTCTGGCCTTGAACCTGTTACTTTCTGGTTTCGTTGCTATCAATGGAACCAGGGGGGCTCTTGGGCCGCCCTGTTTGTCTAAAAAAACCATGGAAGCACCTATACACTTCCGCGAAGATGGGTGGGAGGCGTGTGGGCTGGCTTGCTGGTTTAGTGAAATGTAGAAGGGGATTAAGTTAGGTACTGATATGGGTTTTATTGAGTGCTGGACTGAGTAACGTAGCCATGGAAAAAGGGGAAGTTCTGTATTTACGGAAACAGAATTTCCGTTTCCATGGCTGTTCAGCCGGAAAACGCCATTCCGTTTCCATTTCTGTTCCCGCTTCCATATTtcctctccatttccatttttccGTCAAAAATCCAGAAAGTTTCTGCTCCGATTTCAACTTTTCATCCCTACTTACAGGGCTCCAAGGGAATTTTCTCTACTGCCAAGAGTGCAATCCATCCAAAGAATCAAGAAGTCTGCTGGACTAACAGAATCACTTTTCCAGACATGATTTAGGTTTTAACCAATAAAAACATGTTGACACATTTTCATTCTTGCTGTAGTCTGACAATCATATCCATAGGTTTGCATGACCAATGACTTAGCACTAATTTGTCAAATACGCCCTAACATAGATTAGAAGTTAAATCAGCATTGGATCAACTGAGGTTTATCCACTTTAATAAGATGGTTTCAATGTGGAAATTGCGTAATATTACAGAACGTTCGTACAACGATTTGTATTCCAATCTAAAACGTACAGAAACAATTTCATGCAAGTTGTTCTTGCAGGTCTTAAAACTTTCTGTGACACTTTGCTCTTATTAATATTATAGCACTCAAAACTGCATAAGGATCCAGGGAGGTGGGGTGCAAATAGTTGTCACGTAATCCCATGTTGTACATCAGCCtgtaaggggctgtttggttctaggcctagcattgccacactttgccagaCATTCTTGCCAAggttgcctaaggttagttcttcaaaatgagagccacaagttggcaagcctaagggaatcttgccacactttttgtgtgtatgccatgtggggcccaagtgtggcttgcctaaggtgtggcttgaaccaaacactcacctaagttggtcaaacatgcctaaccttaggtgtggcaatctttgacaaagttagtcacaaaccaaacaacccctaaatGTCTTCCTTCTACCGTTTTACGTTCTACGGCTATGGAATGGACTCAATGGTGTCCCTTACTAGAATTAGCTTGGCTCTGAAAATCATTGTGCTATTTTGAAGCTTACTTGGGAGAGAAACTGAAGCACTAACTATTCTCTCATCTATTTCCTAGATAGGTGATTCACATACGAACTAACAGGATCGAATAGTTGGCATCAGATAAAATTACACCATGATTAAAGAGTGTTCAGGATCCATACCATTTGATAAGTGAGCCAAAGAGGAAATGCTGCATGATGGGCACCTTCTCAAGCACTTCAGCCTTGTACATCTTGAGCAGCCCACTGTTCACCTTCTTCCAGTTCGGCACCGCGCTGATATCATCCAACATCGGCGAATGCTCCGCAAAGGGCCCCTTCTTCACCTTTTTCACATACATGACGCACGCCAGGTACATATACTCCTTTGAGAAGTTCTCCAAGATATCCGGGTTGTGGATCGACTTGGGTTTCATGTACTTGTGATCAATCAGTTGTGCAGCCCCAAACACAAAGGGCAGGAAATGGTAATCATCTAGTCCCCAGACGCCGTGCGAGCCCGCAGGCTCCAGCAGGTACGTGTCCTGCAGCGTGCGCATGAGGTCGAGGTAGGAAGCAAACACGCGTAGCACGACGGCCGGGTAATCGGGCTCGGTGATGAGCCCGAGTCGGGCCAGGCAGTAGAGGAAGGCGGCGAAGTTGGTCTCGTGCCCCGTGCCGTAGTCGATGCGGGTGCCGTTGCCGAAGGAGTCGAGGAGGTACGGCGCGAGCTCGACCtcggcgccggcgaggtccgagggGGACGCGGCGGTGGCTGTGATCGGAGCGATCAGCTCGTTGACGGAGTCGCCGAGCTTCTCGTGCCAGAGGCGGAAGGCGGGGTTGCCGTAGCGGGAGCTGTGCGGGAACGGCGGGGTGGAGGCGACGAAGGCGGACAGCGCGGAGATGAGGTCGAGGAGGGCGGAGACGgcgggggagggaggggaggggagcggGTCGGAGAGCTTGCGGCCGTGCACGGAGGCGGAGAGCGAGGCGATGAAGCCGAGGAAGTGGCGGCCGTGGGTGGAGTCCTTGAAGCGGGCGATGTCGTCGGGGGACGCGATGCGCTTGGCGGGGGCCTGGAAGGCgaagggcggcgaggcgggcggcaccGGCAGGGGCTGCGGGACCGGGGAGAGGAcgatggcggcggtgttggtggGCGCGTTGATGGCCGGCATGCGGATGGGGCGGTAGGCGGGCGGCGGGGAATCCCCGGTCCAGGGGGCGGGGGCGGGCGCCGCGGCGGGCGCGCCGCAGGAGCGGCAGAGCGGGGTGTGGATGTGGCCGGCGTGGGAGGGAGGCGAGGTGGACGACGCGGCGGCTTGGGGGCTCGATTCGGGGTTGgacatggctgccggcggcgggggatCGCGCACGGGGAGCTCTGCTCGTTTGGGTCGGTGAGGAGGGGATACTTTGGGGAGGCACTGACGCCGGGGGAGAAGAGTCGCGACACGCGGAAAGGGAATGGTTGCTTCCGTTGGGCCGTGTAAGAGCATTTGGGCCAGACTGGAAGGATGGGATGTCCTCCTTTCGGCTCTTTGATAGAGtgctcccactgctaaaaaaaataTTGCCTAAAAAATGCTAAAAAAAGATAGATTCCTCTGGCGAAATCACTATTAAGAGGTAGCTCATGTGCTGACAAGTGGCACActgtgcgtcacttgtcgcaacctagtTTTTTTTTTCTAGCTTCATTTATTCAAAACATTATATTTCTTCAACCATGCGTAAATGCTGAATCATTTTAACCGTTGGATTTCTTGCGTTGAGATCTTCGAAACTATATCAAATGGTAATAACTTTCACAAACTTTCTTTTAGTAAAAAACAGgaaaaacaaaaaccaaaaaaccCAGAATAAAAAAAGTCCGGTAAAAAACGAAAAAAACTtaaccaaagaaaaaaaaaggaaaacaaagaaaaaatggGAGCCCGAAGCACGATTGCGGGTTTTTCACCCTTTTCCGTTTTAGAAGCACAATTGTTTTGCGAAGAAATACATTTGTGAGTAACAAAAATGCGCTTTTCGTGGAAGCACATATTTTTTCGCTTTCCGAGAAGCACAATTCATAGAAGAAAATCTGTGCTTTCACGAGAAGCAAGCACAGCCTTTTTTTGACAAGCATGCGCGGAAGTAAATCTATACTTCTCATGGAAACATTATTTTTCCCTTTCGAGAAGAACAACTACGCTTCTCAAGGAAGTAAATTTGTGCTTCCACGAGTGCTTCCATCGAGAAACAAATATGTGCTTCTCGTGAAAGCACAAGTTTTATTTCTTTTCATAAAGGAATATTTACTAAAAAAAATGGGAAAAACAGAAAAAgccaaaaaagaataaaaaatactCATCTAAACTCGAAAAACGCATACAGAGAAATTAAAGAACAAAATCCAAAGGGGCGGCCCTACACGCAACACCTGGCGGCGGCTGGGCGCACTCGCATTCGAAGAAAGTGACCCTTGCGGGTAACCCTTGGATACGTGCTCCAGCCAGTACTATTTGGCGCGTAGGCCAAATAGCGACCTGGCGTGTACCCCTCTCGTGCACATGTCCTTGGTATGGGTCGACCCTTCCTGGGTTTTTCCCCACAGGTTTTTAGAAAGTTCTAGAATCTTAACTTGCCTAGAATTTTTCTATTTCTTTATTTTTCCTTCTgggtttttctttcttttattttttggccTATTCTTTTCATTTTTatgttcatttttattttatttttctttcttttttccctttttattttatgaACATCTTTTAAATTCATAAATAATTTTAAAAATCATGGttttttggaaataatgaaaaatttcctttttcttttcctttttccattTTTCATACATCTTTCAAATTCTTGACCAccttttaaaatcatgaacatttttcgaatatgggaccattttttgaaatcatgaacatcttgacatgtgtgaacatttttcttattcctaaacatttttcaaattcgcgAACATCTTTCAAATTCGCAAACATTTACTAAAACGGCTGATCATCTTTTGAATCGACGAGTATTttgggaacaaaatttgaaattctcgGACGTTTTTTtacttttgatgaactttttttgaaatgtaTGAACATTTTTTGTATCAATGATTTATTTTTAGAAATTTTGGAACAACTTCTGAAATGTCCGAACATTTTCTGAATATTGTGAAGATTATggctgaatattttttaaaatcgtgaacatttttttaactcatgaacatttttcaaattcatctaCAATTTTTGAAATAAAGAACTTTTTGGAAAGCccaatcatttttttcttcattgTAGATTCGTGACTAGTTCTTAAAgtaagaataaataaataaatgaatgaaagaggaaaatagaaaaaaaatagttgGGCCATGCGCCCGCACATGGGCTG
Protein-coding regions in this window:
- the LOC123165595 gene encoding serine/threonine-protein phosphatase 2A activator, which translates into the protein MSNPESSPQAAASSTSPPSHAGHIHTPLCRSCGAPAAAPAPAPWTGDSPPPAYRPIRMPAINAPTNTAAIVLSPVPQPLPVPPASPPFAFQAPAKRIASPDDIARFKDSTHGRHFLGFIASLSASVHGRKLSDPLPSPPSPAVSALLDLISALSAFVASTPPFPHSSRYGNPAFRLWHEKLGDSVNELIAPITATAASPSDLAGAEVELAPYLLDSFGNGTRIDYGTGHETNFAAFLYCLARLGLITEPDYPAVVLRVFASYLDLMRTLQDTYLLEPAGSHGVWGLDDYHFLPFVFGAAQLIDHKYMKPKSIHNPDILENFSKEYMYLACVMYVKKVKKGPFAEHSPMLDDISAVPNWKKVNSGLLKMYKAEVLEKVPIMQHFLFGSLIKWED